A genomic window from Camelus ferus isolate YT-003-E chromosome X, BCGSAC_Cfer_1.0, whole genome shotgun sequence includes:
- the MAGT1 gene encoding magnesium transporter protein 1 isoform X3 → MVDFDEGSDVFQMLNMNSAPTFINFPAKGKPKRGDTYELQVRGFSAEQIARWIADRTDVNIRVIRPPNYAGPLMLGLLLAVIGGLVYLRRSNMEFLFNKTGWAFAALCFVLAMTSGQMWNHIRGPPYAHKNPHTGHVNYIHGSSQAQFVAETHIVLLFNGGVTLGMVLLCEAATSDMDIGKRKIMCVAGIGLVVLFFSWMLSIFRSKYHGYPYSFLMS, encoded by the exons CTAAACATGAATTCAGCTCCAACTTTCATCAACTTTCCTGCAAAAGGAAAACCCAAAAGAGGTGATACATACGAATTGCAGGTGCGTGGTTTTTCAGCTGAGCAGATTGCCCGGTGGATTGCTGACAGAACTGATGTCAAT ATTAGAGTAATTAGACCCCCAAATTATGCTGGACCCCTTATGTTGGGATTGCTTTTGGCTGTTATTGGTGGACTTGTGTATCTTCGAAGAAGCAATATGGAATTTCTCTTCAATAAAACTGGATGGGCTTTTGCAGCTCTG tgtTTTGTGCTTGCTATGACATCTGGTCAAATGTGGAACCATATAAGAGGACCACCATATGCTCATAAGAATCCCCACACAGGACATGTG AATTATATCCATGGAAGCAGCCAAGCCCAGTTTGTTGCTGAAACACACATTGTCCTTCTGTTTA ATGGTGGGGTTACCTTAGGGATGGTGCTTTTATGTGAAGCTGCTACGTCTGACATGGATATTGGAAAGCGAAAGA taaTGTGTGTAGCTGGTATTGGACTCGTTGTATTATTCTTCAGCTGGATGCTCTCTATTTTCAGATCTAAATATCATGGATATCCATATAG CTTTCTGATGAGTTAA